Proteins from a genomic interval of Spiroplasma endosymbiont of Lonchoptera lutea:
- a CDS encoding DNA polymerase III subunit alpha, protein MKIIINLNVHSEYSLLSSPLKLKDYFKFAIKNNLSVLALTDKNTMFGTIQFYEQCQKYNIKPIIGIDIDVLDIARNLKLELIVIAKNQQGYEQLCLISSIIAISNNSTISCEQLLEHLNEIIVIFKPQNTLTISLIMQAEYLTRIQKKAHTYMGINQDNFSNIQYWIDRQQLVVPCNLVKYLQSDDNQTLQLIEAIKEQKLLAETSVNDFSNYHYLLSFDIYCEYEQILITNLEQLINNVNLQLQFNIKENMLQYVPPIGVNSNEYLQNLCLQRLQNNKEINNDYRYQQRLSYELSIICEMGFANYFLIVYDYVKYAREQNIMVGPGRGSVAGSLVAFLLQISTVDPIKYDLIFERFLNPQRISMPDIDIDFQDDRREEVIKYLVEKYGKNNVAQIITFQTITCKIALKDTGRVLNIPLDIIDKISKAVPLDLNLDLSLAVSKIEILQVYMTQYPQLFLLAKKIIGLPRQFGTHAAGVVLSQLPIMQIVPIQKGYNNIYLTQYSMNHLESLGLLKMDLLGLRNLTILKQILDMINKDLSMMISLDKIPLNDSKTYQLLSEGYTAGIFQLESKGMQQILITMQPKNLEDIVVTSSLFRPGPQEHIKTYIKRRLKQEAVWYLHPDLQPILKTTYGIIVYQEQIILIAQKIANFSLAKADILRRAISKKNQNEMTLLSKEFIASGVANGYDEKTVKQIYDDINQFASYGFNRSHAVSYSLLGYWMAYLKVNYALQFMCALLTSVVASANKIEQYLKECQRYHLKILPPSVNFSTENFIIENHMIRVPLTIIKQVGMVMYEAIYAEREANGQYTDYFSFVARMVLKGLNISILEALIAAGALDEFKISRKTMKLNMTLAFRYAQLIQVLRNENITLNYDLVAIPSLKQEPDNLLEKAQDELKYFGFYLQTHPLLLIKKQLQLEKEIIKLQNLDKLINWKVKVLVFINRIKQIKTKDGQYMCFLTVSDDYGTSDVTVFSNIYMQYQEQLKENTIVLINATVEKYNDKIHLVLRTLKVISI, encoded by the coding sequence GTGAAAATAATTATTAATTTAAATGTTCATAGTGAGTATTCACTATTAAGTTCACCGTTAAAGTTAAAAGATTATTTTAAGTTTGCAATTAAAAATAATCTTTCGGTTTTAGCATTGACTGATAAGAATACAATGTTTGGGACAATACAATTTTATGAACAATGTCAAAAATATAATATTAAACCAATTATTGGCATTGATATTGATGTGTTAGATATTGCTCGTAATTTGAAATTAGAATTAATTGTTATTGCTAAAAATCAGCAAGGTTATGAACAACTTTGTCTTATTTCTTCAATAATTGCTATTTCTAATAATTCAACAATTAGTTGTGAACAATTATTAGAACATTTAAATGAGATTATTGTTATTTTTAAACCACAAAATACTTTAACAATATCTTTAATAATGCAAGCGGAATATTTAACAAGAATTCAAAAAAAGGCCCACACATATATGGGAATTAATCAGGATAATTTTAGTAATATTCAATATTGAATTGATAGGCAACAATTAGTTGTTCCTTGTAATTTAGTAAAATATTTACAATCGGATGATAATCAAACATTACAGTTAATTGAAGCTATTAAGGAACAAAAATTGTTAGCAGAAACTAGTGTTAATGATTTTAGTAATTATCATTATTTATTATCATTTGATATTTATTGTGAATATGAACAAATATTAATAACTAATTTGGAACAGTTAATTAATAATGTTAATTTACAATTACAATTTAATATTAAGGAAAATATGTTACAGTATGTGCCACCAATTGGTGTGAATAGCAATGAATATTTGCAAAACTTATGTTTACAACGATTACAAAATAATAAAGAAATTAATAATGATTATCGTTATCAACAACGATTATCTTATGAATTATCAATTATTTGTGAAATGGGTTTTGCTAATTATTTTCTTATTGTTTATGATTATGTTAAATATGCTCGTGAGCAAAATATTATGGTTGGTCCGGGAAGAGGCTCTGTTGCTGGTAGTTTGGTAGCATTTTTATTACAAATTTCTACTGTTGACCCAATAAAATATGATTTAATTTTTGAAAGATTTTTAAATCCGCAACGAATATCAATGCCAGATATTGATATTGATTTTCAAGATGATCGTCGCGAAGAAGTAATAAAATATTTAGTTGAAAAATATGGTAAAAATAATGTCGCCCAAATTATTACTTTTCAAACCATTACTTGTAAAATTGCTCTTAAAGATACGGGAAGAGTATTAAATATTCCTTTAGATATTATTGATAAAATCAGTAAAGCGGTGCCATTAGATTTAAATTTAGATTTATCATTAGCTGTTAGTAAAATTGAAATTTTACAAGTGTATATGACACAATATCCGCAGTTATTTTTATTAGCAAAAAAAATTATTGGTTTACCTCGACAATTTGGAACGCATGCTGCTGGTGTTGTTTTATCACAATTACCAATAATGCAAATTGTTCCAATTCAAAAAGGTTATAACAATATCTATTTAACGCAATATTCAATGAATCATTTAGAATCATTAGGATTACTAAAAATGGATCTTTTAGGTTTAAGAAATTTAACAATTTTAAAGCAAATTCTTGATATGATTAATAAAGATTTATCAATGATGATTAGTTTAGATAAAATACCGTTAAATGATAGTAAAACATATCAATTATTAAGTGAAGGATATACGGCGGGGATTTTTCAGTTAGAGTCTAAAGGAATGCAACAAATTTTAATAACCATGCAACCCAAAAATTTAGAAGATATTGTTGTTACAAGTTCATTATTTCGCCCTGGTCCGCAAGAACATATTAAGACATATATTAAAAGAAGATTAAAGCAAGAAGCGGTTTGGTATTTACATCCTGATTTACAACCAATATTAAAAACAACTTATGGAATTATTGTTTATCAAGAACAAATTATTTTAATTGCCCAAAAAATTGCTAATTTTTCATTAGCAAAAGCTGATATTTTAAGAAGAGCAATTAGTAAAAAAAATCAGAACGAGATGACCTTATTAAGTAAAGAATTTATTGCTTCAGGTGTTGCTAATGGTTATGATGAAAAAACTGTTAAGCAAATTTATGATGATATTAATCAGTTTGCTAGTTATGGGTTTAATCGCAGTCATGCGGTGTCATATTCATTATTAGGTTATTGAATGGCTTATTTGAAGGTTAATTATGCATTACAATTTATGTGTGCGTTATTAACTAGTGTGGTTGCTAGTGCTAATAAAATTGAACAGTATCTTAAAGAATGTCAAAGATATCATCTAAAAATATTGCCACCGTCAGTTAATTTTTCAACAGAAAATTTTATTATTGAGAATCATATGATTAGGGTACCGCTCACGATAATTAAGCAAGTGGGAATGGTGATGTATGAAGCAATATATGCTGAAAGAGAAGCAAATGGACAATATACTGATTATTTTTCGTTTGTGGCCAGAATGGTGCTTAAAGGTTTAAATATAAGCATATTAGAAGCATTAATTGCTGCGGGAGCTTTAGATGAATTTAAAATCTCACGAAAAACGATGAAATTAAATATGACACTAGCTTTTCGTTATGCACAATTAATTCAGGTATTAAGGAATGAAAATATCACCCTAAATTATGATTTGGTAGCAATACCTAGTTTAAAACAAGAACCAGATAATTTATTAGAAAAAGCTCAAGATGAGTTAAAATATTTTGGTTTCTATTTACAAACTCATCCTTTATTATTAATTAAAAAGCAATTGCAATTAGAAAAAGAAATTATTAAATTACAAAATCTAGATAAATTGATTAATTGAAAAGTTAAAGTATTGGTTTTTATTAATCGGATTAAACAAATTAAAACTAAAGATGGTCAGTATATGTGTTTTTTAACAGTAAGTGATGATTATGGGACAAGTGATGTGACAGTTTTTAGTAATATATATATGCAATATCAAGAACAACTTAAAGAAAATACTATTGTCTTAATTAATGCTACTGTTGAAAAGTATAATGATAAAATTCATTTAGTTTTACGAACTTTAAAAGTAATAAGTATTTAA
- the thiI gene encoding tRNA uracil 4-sulfurtransferase ThiI yields the protein MNDTILIRYGELSTKGKNRYLFINQLEKNLKAKLIAFKYLNIVTTHSRMLIYLNEHQTNPIEIEQITNIIRNTFGITSFSFAKQVIKDLNVIQKEILTLISNLEFKSFKLDVNRIDKKFHCTSLEIINVIAELILDYKKGCQVNLTNPQLTIYLEIQIDNIFIMFDKITGLKGYPVGIAGKVLLLMSGGIDSPVSAYLLMKRGLEVHYLHFITPPYTKDESLQKVINLVKTLGVYGSNVASKLYICNFSSLQQELNHIPLSSYQITIMRRMFMRIANYLARKLRIKILATGDSLGQVASQTIESLSVIADVSDMVILRPLITYDKNEIINIAKNINTYKTSIIPFIDCCSLFVPQNPVIKPIIAIAKKQEQRILWEEILALTVENNIIKQEINFLEKK from the coding sequence ATGAATGATACTATTTTAATTCGTTATGGTGAATTATCAACTAAAGGTAAGAATCGGTATTTATTTATTAATCAGTTAGAAAAAAATTTAAAAGCTAAGTTAATCGCATTTAAATATTTAAATATTGTTACAACACATAGTCGGATGTTGATTTATTTAAATGAACATCAAACTAATCCTATTGAAATTGAACAAATTACTAATATTATTAGAAATACTTTTGGAATTACTTCGTTTTCTTTTGCTAAACAAGTTATTAAAGATTTAAATGTTATTCAGAAGGAAATTTTGACATTGATTAGCAATTTAGAATTTAAATCATTTAAATTAGATGTTAATCGGATTGATAAAAAATTTCATTGTACTTCGTTAGAAATAATTAATGTTATTGCTGAATTAATCTTAGATTATAAAAAAGGTTGTCAAGTTAATTTAACAAATCCGCAATTAACGATATATTTAGAAATTCAAATTGATAATATTTTTATTATGTTTGATAAAATTACTGGATTAAAAGGTTATCCTGTTGGTATTGCTGGAAAAGTATTATTACTTATGAGTGGTGGGATTGATTCACCAGTTAGTGCTTATTTATTAATGAAACGCGGATTGGAAGTTCATTATTTACATTTTATAACTCCGCCATATACTAAAGATGAATCATTACAAAAAGTTATTAATTTAGTTAAAACCTTAGGAGTTTATGGCAGTAATGTTGCTTCAAAATTATATATATGCAATTTTAGTAGTTTACAACAAGAGTTAAACCATATTCCTTTATCATCGTATCAGATTACAATTATGCGCCGAATGTTTATGCGTATTGCTAATTATTTAGCAAGAAAATTGCGTATTAAAATTTTAGCAACTGGTGATTCTTTAGGACAAGTAGCATCACAAACAATTGAAAGTTTATCAGTTATTGCTGATGTTAGTGATATGGTAATTTTGCGACCATTAATTACTTATGATAAAAATGAAATTATTAATATTGCTAAAAATATTAATACTTATAAAACATCAATTATTCCTTTTATAGATTGTTGTTCATTATTTGTTCCTCAAAATCCAGTAATTAAACCAATAATTGCTATTGCTAAGAAACAAGAACAAAGGATTTTATGAGAAGAGATTTTAGCATTAACAGTTGAAAATAATATTATAAAACAAGAAATTAATTTTCTTGAAAAAAAGTAG
- a CDS encoding ABC transporter permease, with protein sequence MKILSSNNFLPIFNFALRKILVSLLTLIIEIITLLSLIITTLVLFIQLENDNDSFLVNFQYIILVFLNLLLFLFIVLNVVRIISEEITDGTFLLLISKPYSRFKILFSKYLSLLFVVFLFIAINLGIAILLGYIISTISNKHAQFVLLLNMMTKLMLFSLFLSFVVLAGSVLTALIFSSNIVFLILVVFSSMFLLGGLPYSLIKEISNKQTVNIGADTFDINNIKEIILFNDAVKKPENNQTNIKIRYSKLVTEIFNFYNEYEYEQLTARLTEIDDKRRAMYKKFDLYTDEIKTFTAEGSVTRWTGDLTNELKDKNVKLHIQFKTYFKTLEQLDTSNEYQYELIQLINNDLSPQVVELTKDKNVSLMELDIDKSNSTTSETYIEVKNKKMSNWNPFTVFRENYNYEFDEKLSEKYNDLFSNKVYFAIQELDNNILVKVRHLKLLTNQSLSINKNWADYQSLMKTYRIISFLNLFEHWNQMWTTFLGFNDFSFSPTGNSYIDFDKQKNYLNSYRDFEIITNNKGQIEVQKINHILNSTAVAIGYGIFAMLLNIGSVLVIKRRDIV encoded by the coding sequence ATGAAAATTTTATCAAGTAATAATTTTTTACCGATTTTTAATTTTGCTTTAAGAAAAATATTAGTTTCCTTGTTAACATTAATAATTGAAATTATTACTTTATTAAGTCTTATAATAACAACACTAGTTCTTTTTATTCAATTAGAAAATGATAATGATAGTTTTTTAGTAAATTTTCAATATATTATTTTAGTATTTTTAAATCTATTATTATTTCTTTTTATTGTTTTAAATGTAGTTCGAATTATTAGTGAAGAAATAACTGATGGAACATTTTTGTTATTAATTTCTAAACCTTATTCACGATTTAAAATATTATTTTCTAAATATCTAAGCTTATTATTTGTAGTTTTTTTATTTATTGCAATTAATTTAGGAATAGCTATTTTATTAGGTTATATTATTAGTACTATTAGTAATAAGCATGCCCAGTTTGTTTTACTTTTAAATATGATGACAAAATTAATGCTTTTCTCATTATTTCTTAGTTTTGTTGTGTTAGCAGGTTCAGTATTAACAGCTTTAATATTTTCATCAAATATTGTTTTTTTAATATTAGTTGTTTTTAGCAGTATGTTTTTATTAGGCGGATTGCCATATTCTTTAATTAAAGAAATTAGTAATAAACAAACAGTTAATATTGGTGCGGACACTTTTGATATTAATAATATTAAAGAAATAATCTTATTTAATGATGCTGTCAAAAAACCTGAAAATAACCAAACTAATATTAAAATTCGCTACTCTAAATTAGTAACCGAGATTTTTAATTTTTATAATGAATATGAATATGAACAACTTACAGCAAGGTTAACAGAAATTGATGATAAAAGAAGAGCAATGTATAAAAAATTTGATTTATATACTGATGAAATTAAGACATTTACTGCTGAGGGTAGTGTTACACGATGAACAGGAGATCTTACAAACGAGTTAAAGGATAAAAATGTTAAATTGCATATTCAATTTAAAACATATTTTAAAACATTAGAACAATTAGATACTAGTAATGAATATCAATATGAACTAATACAACTTATTAATAATGATTTATCACCACAAGTTGTTGAACTTACTAAAGATAAAAATGTTTCGTTAATGGAATTAGATATTGACAAAAGTAATTCAACTACTAGTGAAACATATATTGAAGTTAAGAACAAAAAAATGTCTAATTGAAATCCATTTACTGTTTTTAGAGAGAATTATAATTATGAATTTGATGAAAAATTATCTGAAAAATATAATGATTTGTTTAGTAATAAGGTATATTTTGCAATTCAAGAATTAGATAATAATATTTTAGTTAAAGTTCGTCATTTGAAATTATTAACTAATCAATCATTATCAATAAATAAAAATTGGGCTGATTATCAATCATTAATGAAGACATATCGGATTATTAGTTTTCTTAATCTTTTTGAACATTGAAATCAAATGTGAACAACATTTTTAGGATTTAATGATTTCTCTTTTAGCCCCACAGGTAATTCATATATTGATTTTGATAAACAAAAAAATTATTTAAATTCATATCGTGATTTTGAAATTATAACAAATAATAAAGGACAGATTGAGGTTCAAAAGATTAATCACATTTTAAATTCAACAGCAGTAGCTATTGGTTATGGGATATTTGCAATGCTATTAAATATCGGTTCAGTTTTAGTTATTAAACGCCGAGATATTGTTTAG
- a CDS encoding septation ring formation regulator EzrA, whose protein sequence is MRLFISLKEWNWYHWLITGLIFLLIFTLIIWQILLFILHQRKFLEGKIINFLEIIKLLPLRQRLYRLSEIASYHHEFETILPYWIFLYEKHSQELLALINESLIILKQDQQDIKKFSLYKLKQLLAKINKLNKTSRALLLDYENALKIELTQREQASLYKSFFNQLVNNATKLQIHMAINPEKLDYLVNVLQNMLYNFEIELTKGVFLKSYQILDKIAVGLISFTEILDKIPQLLTIVHKVIPKQLKQMTTLYMNKGNDIILQEQFVNLFDDVNLQVQQVKKLLDNLQYKKGQVRVEKILVLLANFNYQAQKEKDLKTIFSTYYESIIKVVELIENSFENLKKELVQIETIYLFLPMEKEIINNSQKLVKNLSSQMNELIVIMNQTKTNAYHQLVKLQVKILENALKTQVHLEQVYKLITQKTEEEKQLKQLLSHLGILLMQLNAKLNKITYQKIAYTFKDRISDVYNSFSELKELISISDDLQEQKRLLRKLYLLKDNIYKLHSKIKNIAIIDQLIQRAIVYGYKFCAIDDSVNNKIKSAQLIYNNANYEDALQLVLQALEYSYEQRLHKRLQKR, encoded by the coding sequence ATGAGATTATTTATTAGTTTAAAAGAATGAAATTGATATCATTGATTAATAACCGGTTTAATTTTTCTGTTAATATTTACTCTTATCATATGACAAATATTATTATTTATTTTGCATCAAAGAAAATTTTTAGAAGGTAAAATCATTAATTTTTTAGAAATAATTAAATTATTGCCACTGCGTCAAAGATTATATCGGTTATCAGAAATTGCTAGTTATCATCATGAATTTGAAACAATTTTACCATATTGAATTTTTCTTTATGAAAAGCATAGTCAAGAACTATTAGCATTAATAAATGAATCATTAATAATTTTAAAACAAGATCAGCAAGATATTAAGAAATTTAGTTTATATAAGTTAAAACAATTATTAGCAAAAATTAATAAGTTAAATAAAACATCACGCGCTTTATTATTAGATTATGAAAATGCTCTTAAAATTGAATTAACCCAACGCGAGCAAGCATCATTATATAAAAGTTTTTTTAATCAGTTAGTTAATAATGCTACTAAATTACAAATTCATATGGCAATAAATCCTGAAAAATTAGATTATTTAGTTAATGTTTTACAAAATATGTTATATAACTTTGAAATTGAATTAACTAAAGGAGTATTTTTGAAGTCATATCAAATTCTTGATAAGATTGCTGTTGGTTTAATTTCCTTTACAGAAATTTTAGATAAGATTCCGCAGTTATTAACGATTGTACATAAAGTTATTCCCAAACAATTAAAACAAATGACTACTTTATATATGAATAAAGGTAATGATATTATTTTACAAGAGCAGTTTGTGAATTTATTTGATGATGTTAATCTTCAAGTTCAACAAGTTAAAAAATTGTTAGATAATTTACAGTATAAAAAGGGACAAGTCAGAGTTGAAAAAATTCTGGTTTTGCTAGCTAATTTTAATTATCAAGCACAAAAAGAAAAAGATTTAAAAACAATTTTTTCAACTTACTATGAGTCAATTATTAAAGTAGTTGAATTAATTGAAAATAGTTTTGAAAATTTAAAAAAAGAATTAGTACAAATTGAAACTATTTATTTATTTTTGCCAATGGAAAAAGAAATAATTAATAATAGTCAAAAATTAGTTAAGAATTTAAGTTCACAAATGAATGAATTAATTGTGATTATGAATCAAACAAAAACTAATGCTTATCATCAATTGGTTAAATTACAGGTAAAAATTTTAGAAAATGCTTTAAAAACTCAAGTTCATTTAGAACAAGTGTACAAATTAATAACGCAAAAAACTGAAGAAGAAAAGCAATTAAAACAGTTACTTTCACATTTAGGAATCCTATTAATGCAATTAAATGCTAAGTTAAATAAAATTACTTATCAAAAAATTGCTTATACTTTCAAAGACCGGATTAGTGATGTTTATAACTCATTTTCGGAACTTAAAGAATTAATTAGTATTAGTGATGATTTACAAGAACAAAAGCGATTATTACGCAAGTTATATTTATTAAAAGATAATATTTATAAATTGCATAGTAAAATCAAAAATATTGCCATCATTGATCAACTAATTCAACGAGCAATTGTCTATGGTTATAAATTTTGTGCTATTGATGATAGTGTTAACAATAAAATTAAAAGTGCACAGCTAATTTATAACAATGCTAATTATGAAGATGCATTACAATTAGTATTACAAGCATTAGAATATTCGTATGAACAACGGTTACATAAAAGATTGCAAAAAAGGTAA
- a CDS encoding IS30 family transposase: MNLENTSLHKKCPKKGCQSKAIDYSKSTVHRVCKLLNQNLLPLEILNQVQKNKQNAGRKLIILTLTEINTINHLLITKNYALDIIADFLKKNKIKNISTKTLYNMFKTNRMGFDEKNLLRKGKNKPHKQKETRGRINNCKSIHERNLIIPNIKNIQEFGHLEGDTIVGKDHKSSIITLADLWSKTTIPLKTKNHKAESITQSIIKFISKLIPGTIKTITFDRGKEFSKWKLIEKNCNVKIYFADAGKPCQRGLNENNNGILRRYLPKSTDLSSYKQKDLNSIAFQINSTPRKSLSYKRPIDLIQLF, encoded by the coding sequence TTGAATTTAGAAAATACCAGTCTACATAAAAAGTGTCCTAAAAAGGGTTGCCAATCCAAAGCAATTGATTATAGTAAATCAACTGTACACAGAGTTTGTAAATTATTAAATCAAAACTTATTACCATTAGAAATATTGAATCAAGTTCAAAAAAATAAACAAAATGCAGGTAGAAAATTAATAATTTTAACTTTAACAGAAATTAATACTATCAATCATTTGTTAATTACTAAAAATTATGCTCTTGATATAATTGCTGATTTTTTAAAGAAAAATAAAATAAAAAATATTTCAACAAAAACTTTATATAACATGTTTAAAACAAATCGAATGGGTTTTGATGAAAAAAATTTATTGAGAAAAGGCAAAAATAAACCTCATAAACAAAAAGAAACTAGGGGCAGAATTAATAATTGTAAATCTATTCATGAAAGAAATTTAATCATTCCAAATATTAAAAATATACAAGAATTTGGCCATTTAGAGGGAGATACTATCGTTGGTAAAGATCATAAAAGTTCTATTATTACTTTAGCTGATCTATGATCAAAAACCACAATTCCTTTGAAAACTAAAAATCATAAAGCAGAAAGTATTACACAAAGTATAATAAAATTTATTTCAAAATTAATACCAGGAACAATTAAAACTATTACTTTTGATCGTGGTAAAGAATTTAGTAAATGAAAATTAATTGAAAAAAATTGTAATGTTAAAATTTATTTTGCAGATGCCGGCAAACCTTGTCAAAGAGGTTTAAATGAGAACAATAATGGTATTTTAAGAAGATATTTACCAAAATCTACTGATTTATCTTCATATAAACAAAAAGACTTAAATTCTATAGCATTTCAAATTAATTCTACACCCAGAAAATCATTATCTTATAAAAGACCAATAGATTTAATACAATTATTTTAA
- a CDS encoding ABC transporter permease produces MNAVSNIVCPIFNLIANGTNDIDNNQDWRQCVENVIASEMPSFVKKYLNNAKTKNRFAIGFNTLPYNPLEDELLTHYNSKINNENIKTHGIKPNNKMVKISDELQNKLKTIKTINNKIIIPIIINKSLQIKHHLNVGNIIDFTNITRCLQYTTNENKWNKIPNNWWGYNSKNQEFINGKWQPQPNTENIWKMPNDKFTSASDKVTYGWTNRYGYQGTNENDKDIAQQYSNAKTYRNLNDVILRLPKNDIKDNNGNIIYQGISATTNNYFETLEAKQLPTGHQDKFIIATDETNNKWWVIRPYSIFWKNKTKQYINNSDFSSALNLITNGKNLFTLLSSAYWQSKPEEMKIGIDHFANESNVDGPYQYEVVDIHNSYNDSIIFMAQDYANDIIGVPNTKSSDIYQKDPFNNIALWSNGRYSSNRELIDITTRYSTFSTNGLYNSADGWAYTNAVDNYDLLSTKQELIKKIATVAASMIAIFITNAIIIAVIIITMITSLSLDQFSKMMAILQIQGYKYRTINNLILTMFLPSVLIGFIGGVLLAWTTASIFIYILQNFFLLIIPFSLVWWVILISFVIIIVIYSSTYIMTTYHLKKLNVLELVKNSDE; encoded by the coding sequence ATGAATGCTGTCTCCAATATTGTTTGTCCCATTTTTAATCTAATTGCTAATGGTACAAATGATATTGACAATAACCAAGATTGAAGACAATGTGTGGAAAATGTTATTGCCAGTGAAATGCCTTCTTTTGTTAAAAAATATTTAAATAATGCTAAAACAAAAAATCGCTTTGCAATTGGTTTTAATACTTTACCTTATAATCCCTTAGAAGATGAATTATTAACGCACTATAATTCAAAAATTAACAATGAAAATATTAAAACCCACGGTATTAAACCAAATAATAAAATGGTTAAAATATCTGATGAATTACAAAATAAACTAAAAACAATTAAAACTATTAATAATAAAATTATTATTCCCATTATCATTAATAAATCTTTACAAATTAAGCATCATTTAAATGTGGGTAATATTATTGATTTTACAAATATAACTCGTTGTTTACAATATACTACTAATGAAAACAAATGAAATAAAATTCCTAATAACTGATGAGGTTATAATTCAAAAAATCAAGAATTTATTAATGGTAAATGACAACCCCAACCTAACACGGAAAATATTTGAAAAATGCCTAATGATAAATTTACTAGTGCTAGCGACAAAGTAACTTATGGTTGAACAAATCGTTATGGTTATCAAGGTACTAACGAGAATGATAAGGACATTGCCCAACAATATTCTAATGCTAAAACTTATCGTAATCTTAATGATGTCATCTTACGATTACCTAAAAATGACATTAAAGATAACAATGGTAATATTATCTATCAAGGCATTAGTGCAACAACTAATAATTACTTTGAAACTTTAGAAGCTAAACAATTACCTACGGGGCACCAAGATAAATTTATTATTGCTACTGATGAAACTAATAATAAGTGATGAGTAATTCGTCCTTATAGCATTTTTTGAAAAAATAAAACTAAGCAATACATTAACAACTCTGACTTTTCAAGTGCTCTTAACTTAATAACTAATGGTAAAAATTTATTTACCTTACTTTCATCAGCATATTGACAAAGTAAACCAGAAGAAATGAAAATTGGTATTGACCATTTTGCTAATGAAAGTAATGTTGATGGTCCATATCAATATGAAGTTGTTGATATCCATAATTCTTATAATGATTCAATAATATTTATGGCCCAAGATTATGCTAATGATATTATTGGTGTTCCTAATACTAAATCAAGTGATATTTATCAAAAAGACCCTTTTAATAACATTGCTTTATGATCCAATGGTCGTTATTCAAGCAATCGCGAACTTATTGATATTACAACAAGATATTCAACATTTTCTACAAATGGTTTATATAATAGCGCTGACGGATGAGCATATACAAATGCTGTTGACAACTATGATTTATTATCAACTAAACAAGAGTTAATTAAAAAAATCGCTACTGTTGCTGCTAGTATGATTGCCATATTTATTACTAATGCCATTATTATTGCAGTTATTATCATTACCATGATTACTAGTTTATCATTAGATCAATTTTCAAAAATGATGGCAATATTACAAATTCAAGGTTACAAATATCGAACAATTAATAACTTAATTCTGACAATGTTTCTTCCCTCCGTATTGATTGGTTTTATTGGTGGTGTACTATTAGCTTGAACAACAGCAAGTATCTTTATTTATATCTTACAAAATTTCTTTCTTTTAATAATTCCCTTCTCTTTAGTTTGATGAGTAATTTTAATTAGTTTTGTTATTATTATAGTTATTTATTCATCAACATATATTATGACTACTTATCATTTAAAAAAACTTAATGTTCTGGAATTAGTAAAAAACAGTGATGAATAA